The following proteins are co-located in the Gossypium hirsutum isolate 1008001.06 chromosome A02, Gossypium_hirsutum_v2.1, whole genome shotgun sequence genome:
- the LOC107951726 gene encoding F-box protein FBW2 codes for MEEDGEFRCWDELIPDALGLIFKNLSLQEILTVIPRVCKSWQRAVSGPYCWQDIDIEQWSQQCRPETLDRMLQMLITRSSGSLRKLCVTGLPNSQSFSFIADNAKSLRTLRLPRSEISDSVVEQVAGRLSSVTFLDVSYCRNIGAPALEAIGKHCKLLMGLRRTMHPLEVVGKLSQDDEALAIATTMPKLKQLEVAYLLISTEGVVKILENCPELELLDVRGCWNVKLDENLVKKFSRLKVVGPLVVDYFGMKGWDDCSNYSGSSGYLAWDFVAGDVGIGYDDVISDVDWEDDQSIEDVEMRFYDGFDLENAAFDWPLSP; via the exons ATGGAAGAGGATGGTGAATTCAGGTGCTGGGATGAATTGATTCCAGATGCACTTGGGTTGATTTTCAAGAATCTTTCACTCCAGGAGATACTCACTGTAATCCCAAGGGTGTGCAAATCATGGCAGAGAGCAGTTAGTGGACCCTATTGCTGGCAGGACATCGACATCGAACAATGGAGCCAACAATGCCGGCCCGAGACCCTTGATCGCATGCTTCAAATGCTGATAACTAGAAGTTCGGGTTCACTCCGCAAGCTCTGTGTTACTGGTCTCCCTAATAGCCAGAGTTTTTCTTTCATTGCAGATAA TGCGAAATCTCTTCGGACTTTACGGCTGCCAAGAAGTGAAATAAGTGATTCAGTAGTGGAACAGGTTGCTGGGAGACTCTCTTCGGTGACTTTCTTGGATGTTAGTTACTGCAGGAATATTGGAGCTCCAGCACTTGAAGCAATAGGCAAGCACTGTAAGTTACTAATGGGATTGAGGAGAACAATGCACCCGTTAGAGGTAGTTGGCAAACTGTCTCAAGATGATGAGGCCCTTGCTATTGCTACCACAATGCCGAAGCTCAAGCAACTCGAGGTAGCATACTTGCTTATTAGCACAGAAGGTGTGGTTAAGATACTTGAAAACTGCCCTGAGCTTGAATTATTGGACGTGAGAGGATGTTGGAACGTGAAGCTGGATGAAAATCTTGTCAAGAAATTCTCACGGCTGAAGGTGGTCGGACCTCTTGTTGTGGATTATTTTGGGATGAAGGGCTGGGATGATTGTTCAAACTATTCAGGTTCCTCAGGTTACTTGGCCTGGGACTTTGTTGCCGGAGATGTCGGTATTGGTTACGATGATGTGATATCAGATGTGGATTGGGAAGACGACCAAAGTATAGAAGATGTGGAAATGAGGTTCTACGACGGTTTTGACTTGGAAAATGCTGCGTTCGATTGGCCCCTCTCCCCTTGA
- the LOC107951728 gene encoding uncharacterized protein, translating into MSIAFQNLLTPSSSLLNPYLKTPNSFLPITSPHLTFPPTVLHFRTRNFLSLSSRHPSSHSFIKAYDSGSSIATSSDQNPTFDSINLDSFLSAAELFFIFSSAVVSVVYVVSDWKGVVLGGVWRRVMAWNVLGLVSGFAIGAWIRRRQWRRICVETAKAGGKRLNLVDRIEKLEEDLKSSVAIIRVLSRQLEKLGIRFRVTRKGLKQPIEETAALAQKNSEATRALAAQEEILEKELEEIQKVLLAMQEQQQKQLELILAIAKSGKLFEDKREPSQEKDTVEACKSTEEAKQMEVNQTRPLGTTRGSGNDRT; encoded by the exons ATGTCAATCGCGTTTCAAAACCTCCTTACTCCTTCATCTTCCCTTTTAAACCCTTATCTCAAAACCCCTAATTCTTTCCTTCCAATCACCTCCCCCCATCTCACCTTCCCCCCCACTGTTCTACATTTCCGGACCCGAAATTTTCTCAGTCTCAGCTCCCGCCATCCTTCTTCCCATTCCTTTATCAAAGCCTACGACTCCGGTTCTTCAATTGCCACCTCATCAGACCAAAACCCTACTTTTGATTCCATCAATTTAGATTCTTTTCTCTCAGCTGCTgaactttttttcattttttcttcggCTGTTGTTTCGGTTGTTTATGTCGTTTCGGATTGGAAAGGTGTTGTTTTGGGTGGGGTTTGGAGGAGGGTTATGGCCTGGAATGTCTTAGGCTTGGTGAGTGGGTTTGCCATCGGGGCGTGGATTAGGAGGCGCCAGTGGCGGAGAATTTGTGTGGAAACGGCAAAGGCTGGTGGAAAAAGGTTGAATTTGGTTGACAGGATTGAGAAATTAGAGGAGGATTTAAAGAGTTCCGTTGCCATTATTCGTGTTTTGTCAAGGCAACTTGAGAAGTTGGGGATTCGATTTCGAGTAACAAGGAAAGGTTTGAAACAGCCTATTGAAGAG ACTGCAGCTTTGGCTCAAAAGAATTCCGAGGCTACTAGAGCGTTAGCAGCTCAAGAAGAAATCCTGGAGAAGGAGCTTGAGGAAATTCAGAAAGTTTTGCTGGCAATGCAG GAGCAACAACAAAAACAACTGGAGTTAATCCTTGCGATTGCAAAGTCGGGGAAGTTGTTTGAAGACAAGCGCGAACCTAGTCAAGAGAAAGATACGGTTGAAGCATGTAAGTCAACTGAGGAGGCAAAACAAATGGAAGTCAACCAGACTCGACCTTTAGGTACAACTAGGGGATCTGGCAATGACAGAACATAA